A genomic region of Bosea sp. 124 contains the following coding sequences:
- a CDS encoding pilus assembly protein TadG-related protein codes for MFAFAGVVLICLAGAVVDYGRVSKAHTSLQAATDAAALAAARLPSKDAGLMRTAANNFFVANSIGIDGHNIQITNFTFQEASGTVSVETSGVLDTSLMSLAGIKTMGFSAKSAAVKEVTGTVEMALVLDNTWSMSDSAGGSDSKITILKAAAKNLITTVLKEGGTNVKIGIVPFADYVNVGTGNRSQSWLSVPPDTTTTTQNPPRTCVTKTTKSVCTKGAPATCTRTVDGVRETYDCTPSTCVDQTVAPYESCSGGGSSTTTTRWYGCVYSRKTGSLRLNDSEPTTPYVGFLGTSQKCLNPIVPLTSEKTVLTTAIDNLIINIGTGYRPQTYIPAGMIWGVNVLSPTAPFSEGAAYDTANRMPRKAMVLMTDGANTLRFNSADGSHATLNSNATTAANQVTATNTDTSAICTYAKSKNIEVFTVAFAVTDVAAKTMLQGCATDAAHYYDATNAAALAAAFQAIGQSLTSLRLSQ; via the coding sequence ATGTTCGCTTTTGCCGGCGTCGTCCTGATCTGTCTGGCCGGGGCCGTGGTCGATTATGGCCGCGTCAGCAAGGCGCATACCTCCCTGCAGGCGGCGACCGACGCCGCCGCCCTGGCGGCGGCGCGCCTGCCGAGCAAGGATGCAGGCCTGATGCGGACCGCGGCGAACAACTTCTTCGTCGCCAATTCCATCGGCATCGACGGGCACAACATCCAGATCACCAACTTCACCTTCCAGGAGGCGAGCGGGACGGTCTCCGTCGAGACGAGCGGCGTTCTCGACACGTCGCTGATGTCGCTGGCCGGCATCAAGACGATGGGCTTCAGCGCCAAGTCGGCAGCCGTCAAGGAAGTGACCGGCACGGTCGAGATGGCCCTCGTCCTCGACAACACCTGGTCGATGTCGGACAGCGCCGGCGGCAGCGACTCCAAGATCACCATCCTCAAGGCGGCGGCCAAGAACCTGATCACGACCGTCCTCAAGGAGGGCGGCACCAATGTGAAGATCGGCATTGTGCCCTTCGCCGACTATGTCAATGTCGGCACCGGCAATCGCAGCCAGTCCTGGCTCTCGGTGCCCCCCGACACGACGACGACCACCCAAAATCCTCCACGCACATGCGTGACGAAGACCACGAAGTCGGTCTGCACGAAGGGCGCGCCCGCCACCTGCACCCGCACTGTCGATGGCGTCCGCGAAACCTATGACTGCACGCCATCGACCTGCGTCGACCAGACCGTAGCGCCCTATGAATCGTGCAGCGGTGGCGGCTCAAGCACGACCACGACGCGCTGGTATGGTTGCGTCTATTCACGCAAGACGGGCAGCCTCAGGCTGAACGACAGCGAGCCCACGACACCTTATGTGGGCTTCCTCGGAACAAGCCAGAAATGTCTCAATCCGATCGTGCCGCTGACGTCGGAAAAGACCGTCCTGACGACCGCCATCGATAACCTGATCATCAATATCGGCACAGGCTATCGACCACAGACCTATATCCCGGCCGGCATGATCTGGGGTGTCAACGTCCTGTCCCCAACCGCGCCGTTCTCGGAAGGGGCAGCCTACGACACCGCCAACAGGATGCCGCGCAAGGCGATGGTGCTGATGACGGACGGCGCGAACACGCTGCGCTTCAACAGTGCGGACGGCAGCCACGCGACGCTGAACAGCAATGCCACCACCGCGGCGAACCAGGTCACCGCGACGAACACGGACACCTCGGCCATCTGCACCTATGCGAAGTCCAAGAACATCGAGGTCTTCACCGTGGCGTTCGCCGTGACCGAC